In Clupea harengus chromosome 13, Ch_v2.0.2, whole genome shotgun sequence, one DNA window encodes the following:
- the LOC116223256 gene encoding uncharacterized protein LOC116223256: MEAIFDRLEEGDALQNVDQFLTALSVAPEIPDIAPPVRDFAMNRTFNIISVHFLQFEVSAWIAWFHVKLIPVLPSFTTEMLTQTTAQTNCTNYQVIVKGMGKVSKKMPLTRRKGIANVLVKHLKQFLATFNKRACRLDIQNDAEWLEVNLGPFSKEVDYSAFKELNITGLATLDSLSPDQKAELVLDPSSGALENVTVLTEVFGSIVGSPDDGELDRFWEACAAVTAQQNITYITNAAVRDVMLNLTLTALAPRFPTFQTSDFTLWFQVNLVVLLASVRPASLSVIPLNISCDSFKAIIVAFDESLKTLPGSVSADLQSSRDYLAQSFPQGCRPPYPVGVCSETVVDVESLCASATLCVSSAKNVFFLLFVPHSIPLQDHLASANSSGTLCNFSLGDLACSSVESLSADSLVTLLECKLPNSNSYPIETWKAFFAKVAGVLDEALVRYSDKARNLTQSLSTVLDVIGEVKLNNFTEAQFKDEAFISRWFNIRLGPFLPSVTAKFLSCLTTKSFSCETFQAVVAALSNRSTSMDEEQRRTIFTRFLYPFLSRGNSSDPGCITGTLGSKDWLQKNFGDFAVYAPLEDLQKLNGNFSSFESLELLTPSQAAQLTLTSGALNDSTKMEAIFDRLEEGDALQNVDQFLTALSVAPEIPDIAPPVRDFAMNRTFNIISVHFLQFEVSAWIAWFHVKLIPVLPSFTTEMLTQTTAQTNCTNYQVIVKGMGKVSKKMPLTRRKGIANVLVKHLKQFLATFNKRACRLDIQNDAEWLEVNLGPFSKEVDYSAFKELNITGLATLDSLSPDQKAELVLDPSSGALENVTVLTEVFGSIVGSPDDGELDRFWEACAAVTAQQNITYITNAAVRDVMLNLTLTALAPRFPTFQTSDFTLWFQVNLVVLLASVRPASLSVIPLNISCDSFKAIIVAFDESLKTLPGSVSADLQSSRDYLAQSFPQGCRPPYPVGVCSETVVDVESLCASANTIPLQDHLASANSSGTLCNFSLGDLACSSVESLSADSLVTLLECKLPNSNSYPIETWKAFFAKVAGVLDEALVRYSDKARNLTQSLSTVLDVIGEVKLNNFTEAQFKDEAFISRWFNIRLGPFLPSVTAKFLSCLTTKSFSCETFQAVVAALSNRSTSMDEEQRRTIFTRFLYPFLSRGNSSDPGCITGTLGSKDWLQKNFGDFAVYAPLEDLQKLNGNFSSFESLELLTPSQAAQLTLTSGALNDSTKMEAIFDRLEEGDALQNVDQFLTALSVAPEIPDIAPPVRDFAMNRTFNIISVHFLQFEVSAWIAWFHVKLIPVLPSFTTEMLTQTTAQTNCTNYQVIVKGMGKVSKKMPLTRRKGIANVLVKHLKQFLATFNKRACRLDIQNDAEWLEVNLGPFSKEVDYSAFKELNITGLATLDSLSPDQKAELVLDPSSGALENVTVLTEVFGSIVGSPDDGELDRFWEACAAVTAQQNITYITNAAVRDVMLNLTLTALAPRFPTFQTSDFTLWFQVNLVVLLASVRPASLSVIPLNISCDSFKAIIVAFDESLKTLPGSVSADLQSSRDYLAQSFPQGCRPPYPVGVCSETVVDVESLCASANTIPLQDHLASANSSGTLCNFSLGDLACSSVESLSADSLVTLLECKLPNSNSYPIETWKAFFAKVAGVLDEALVRYSDKARNLTQSLSTVLDVIGEVKLNNFTEAQFKDEAFISRWFNIRLGPFLPSVTAKFLSCLTTKSFSCETFQAVVAALSNRSTSMDEEQRRTIFTRFLYPFLSRGNSSDPGCITGTLGSKDWLQKNFGDFAVYAPLEDLQKLNGNFSSFESLELLTPSQAAQLTLTSGALNDSTKMEAIFDRLEEGDALQNVDQFLTALSVAPEIPDIAPPVRDFAMNRTFNIISVHFLQFEVSAWIAWFHVKLIPVLPSFTTEMLTQTTAQTNCTNYQVIVKGMGKVSKKMPLTRRKGIANVLVKHLKQFLATFNKRACRLDIQNDAEWLEVNLGPFSKEVDYSAFKELNITGLATLDSLSPDQKAELVLDPSSGALENVTVLTEVFGSIVGSPDDGELDRFWEACAAVTAQVSGSHGRSNFITCQIPSGTTVVSSVGLCLASSLTDLPLLFLANITYITNAAVRDVMLNLTLTALAPRFPTFQTSDFTLWFQVNLVVLLASVRPASLSVIPLNISCDSFKAIIVAFDESLKTLPGSVSADLQSSRDYLAQSFPQGCRPPYPVGVCSETVVDVESLCASANTIPLQDHLASANSSGTLCNFSLGDLACSSVESLSADSLVTLLECKLPNSNSYPIETWKAFFAKVAGVLDEALVRYSDKARNLTQSLSTVLDVIGEVKLNNFTEAQFKDEAFISRWFNIRLGPFLPSVTAKFLSCLTTKSFSCETFQAVVAALSNRSTSMDEEQRRTIFTRFLYPFLSRGNSSDPGCITGTLGSKDWLQKNFGDFAVYAPLEDLQKLNGNFSSFESLELLTPSQAAQLTLTSGALNDSTKMEAIFDRLEEGDALQNVDQFLTALSVAPEIPDIAPPVRDFAMNRTFNIISVHFLQFEVSAWIAWFHVKLIPVLPSFTTEMLTQTTAQTNCTNYQVIVKGMGKVSKKMPLTRRKGIANVLVKHLKQFLATFNKRACRLDIQNDAEWLEVNLGPFSKEVDYSAFKELNITGLATLDSLSPDQKAELVLDPSSGALENVTVLTEVFGSIVGSPDDGELDRFWEACAAVTAQQNITYITNAAVRDVMLNLTLTALAPRFPTFQTSDFTLWFQVNLVVLLASVRPASLSVIPLNISCDSFKAIIVAFDESLKTLPGSVSADLQSSRDYLAQSFPQGCRPPYPVGVCSETVVDVESLCASANTIPLQDHLASANSSGTLCNFSLGDLACSSVESLSADSLVTLLECKLPNSNSYPIETWKAFFAKVAGVLDEALVRYSDKARNLTQSLSTVLDVIGEVKLNNFTEAQFKDEAFISRWFNIRLGPFLPSVTAKFLSCLTTKSFSCETFQAVVAALSNRSTSMDEEQRRTIFTRFLYPFLSRGNSSDPGCITGTLGSKDWLQKNFGDFAVYAPLEDLQKLNGNFSSFESLELLTPSQAAQLTLTSGALNDSTKMEAIFDRLEEGDALQNVDQFLTALSVAPEIPDIAPPVRDFAMNRTFNIISVHFLQFEVSAWIAWFHVKLIPVLPSFTTEMLTQTTAQTNCTNYQVIVKGMGKVSKKMPLTRRKGIANVLVKHLKQFLATFNKRACRLDIQNDAEWLEVNLGPFSKEVDYSAFKELNITGLATLDSLSPDQKAELVLDPSSGALENVTVLTEVFGSIVGSPDDGELDRFWEACAAVTAQQNITYITNAAVRDVMLNLTLTALAPRFPTFQTSDFTLWFQVNLVVLLASVRPASLSVIPLNISCDSFKAIIVAFDESLKTLPASVSADLQSSREYLAQRFPQGCRPPYPVGVCSETVVDVESLCASANR; this comes from the exons CCTGGATCGCCTGGTTCCACGTGAAACTAATTCCTGTCCTCCCCAGTTTCACTACAGAGATGCTCACTCAAACCACCGCACAGACAAACTGCACCAACTACCAAGTCAT TGTGAAAGGAATGGGCAAGGTCTCCAAGAAAATGCCGCTCACCAGAAGAAAGGGAATCGCCAACGTCCTTGTGAAACATCTGAAGCAGTTCTTGGCCACGTTCAACAAAAGAG cctgcagactggacatCCAGAATGATGCCGAATGGCTGGAGGTCAACCTGGGTCCATTCTCCAAAGAAGTAGACTACTCTGCCTTTAAAGAACTGAACATTACAGGA CTGGCAACTTTGGACTCGCTCTCACCGGACCAGAAAGCTGAGTTGGTTCTGGACCCCAGTAGTGGTGCTCTTGAGAATGTGACTGTCTTGACAGAAGTCTTTGGCAGCATAGTGGGATCTCCAGACGATGGGGAACTCGACCGTTTCTGGGAGGCTTGTGCCGCTGTCACGGCGCAG CAAAACATCACCTACATTACCAACGCAGCTGTGAGAGACGTCATGCTCAACCTGACACTGACGGCCCTGGCTCCCAGATTCCCCACCTTCCAAACGAGCGACTTTACCCTGTGGTTCCAGGTCAATCTGGTTGTTCTGCTAGCCAGCGTCCGTCCTGCGAGTCTGAGCGTCATCCCCCTGAACATCAGCTGTGACTCTTTCAAAGCCAT aATCGTGGCTTTTGACGAGTCTTTGAAGACACTTCCAGGGAGCGTTTCAGCAGACCTCCAATCTAGCCGAGATTATCTGGCACAGAGTTTCCCACAAG GCTGTAGACCACCGTATCCAGTCGGTGTG TGCTCAGAGACAGTTGTCGATG TGGAGAGTCTTTGCGCCAGCGCAACAC TCTGTGTCAGCAGTgccaaaaatgtcttttttcttttatttgtgcCACACAGCATCCCGCTGCAGGATCACCTGGCCTCTGCAAACTCCTCTGGGACGCTTTGCAATTTCAGCCTGGGAGACCTTGCGTGCTCCTCG GTGGAATCTCTATCAGCGGACAGCTTGGTCACACTGCTGGAGTGCAAACTTCCCAACAGCAACAGTTACCCCATAGAAACCTGGAAGGCGTTCTTTGCCAAAGTGGCCGGCGTTCTGGATGAGGCCCTCGTCCGATATTCCGACAAG GCCCGGAACCTCACTCAGTCCTTGTCCACGGTTCTCGATGTGATAGGAGAGGTCAAACTCAACAATTTCACTGAAGCACAGTTCAAAGACGAAGCCTTCATCAGCCGGTGGTTCAACATCAGACTGGGGCCATTTTTACCATCTGTGACCGCAAAGTTCCTGTCATGCCTTACCACCAAGAGTTTCAGTTGTGAGACCTTCCAAGCTGT GGTGGCAGCTCTCAGCAACCGGTCAACATCCATGGATGAGGAGCAAAGGCGAACCATCTTCACTCGCTTCCTGTATCCGTTCCTCTCAAGAGGAAACTCATCAG ATCCTGGCTGCATCACTGGCACCCTAGGCAGCAAAGACTGGCTTCAGAAGAACTTTGGCGACTTTGCGGTTTACGCGCCACTGGAAGATCTACAAAAACTCAATGGCAATTTCTCCAGC TTTGAGTCTCTGGAACTGCTGACGCCATCCCAGGCAGCACAGCTGACTCTGACTTCCGGAGCACTGAATGACTCCACAAAAATGGAGGCCATCTTTGATCGCCTAGAGGAGGGAGATGCTCTTCAAAATGTTGACCAGTTTCTGACAGCACTGAGCGTGGCTCCCGAG ATTCCAGATATTGCCCCTCCCGTGAGAGACTTTGCCATGAACCGCACCTTCAACATCATCAGCGTTCATTTCCTGCAGTTTGAGGTATCGGCCTGGATCGCCTGGTTCCACGTGAAACTAATTCCTGTCCTCCCCAGTTTCACTACAGAGATGCTCACTCAAACCACCGCACAGACAAACTGCACCAACTACCAAGTCAT TGTGAAAGGAATGGGCAAGGTCTCCAAGAAAATGCCGCTCACCAGAAGAAAGGGAATCGCCAACGTCCTTGTGAAACATCTGAAGCAGTTCTTGGCCACGTTCAACAAAAGAG cctgcagactggacatCCAGAATGATGCCGAATGGCTGGAGGTCAACCTGGGTCCATTCTCCAAAGAAGTAGACTACTCTGCCTTTAAAGAACTGAACATTACAGGA CTGGCAACTTTGGACTCGCTCTCACCGGACCAGAAAGCTGAGTTGGTTCTGGACCCCAGTAGTGGTGCTCTTGAGAATGTGACTGTCTTGACAGAAGTCTTTGGCAGCATAGTGGGATCTCCAGACGATGGGGAACTCGACCGTTTCTGGGAGGCTTGTGCCGCTGTCACGGCGCAG CAAAACATCACCTACATTACCAACGCAGCTGTGAGAGACGTCATGCTCAACCTGACACTGACGGCCCTGGCTCCCAGATTCCCCACCTTCCAAACGAGCGACTTTACCCTGTGGTTCCAGGTCAATCTGGTTGTTCTGCTAGCCAGCGTCCGTCCTGCGAGTCTGAGCGTCATCCCCCTGAACATCAGCTGTGACTCTTTCAAAGCCAT aATCGTGGCTTTTGACGAGTCTTTGAAGACACTTCCAGGGAGCGTTTCAGCAGACCTCCAATCTAGCCGAGATTATCTGGCACAGAGTTTCCCACAAG GCTGTAGACCACCGTATCCAGTCGGTGTG TGCTCAGAGACAGTTGTCGATG TGGAGAGTCTTTGCGCCAGCGCCAACAC CATCCCGCTGCAGGATCACCTGGCCTCTGCAAACTCCTCTGGGACGCTTTGCAATTTCAGCCTGGGAGACCTTGCGTGCTCCTCG GTGGAATCTCTATCAGCGGACAGCTTGGTCACACTGCTGGAGTGCAAACTTCCCAACAGCAACAGTTACCCCATAGAAACCTGGAAGGCGTTCTTTGCCAAAGTGGCCGGCGTTCTGGATGAGGCCCTCGTCCGATATTCCGACAAG GCCCGGAACCTCACTCAGTCCTTGTCCACGGTTCTCGATGTGATAGGAGAGGTCAAACTCAACAATTTCACTGAAGCACAGTTCAAAGACGAAGCCTTCATCAGCCGGTGGTTCAACATCAGACTGGGGCCATTTTTACCATCTGTGACCGCAAAGTTCCTGTCATGCCTTACCACCAAGAGTTTCAGTTGTGAGACCTTCCAAGCTGT GGTGGCAGCTCTCAGCAACCGGTCAACATCCATGGATGAGGAGCAAAGGCGAACCATCTTCACTCGCTTCCTGTATCCGTTCCTCTCAAGAGGAAACTCATCAG ATCCTGGCTGCATCACTGGCACCCTAGGCAGCAAAGACTGGCTTCAGAAGAACTTTGGCGACTTTGCGGTTTACGCGCCACTGGAAGATCTACAAAAACTCAATGGCAATTTCTCCAGC TTTGAGTCTCTGGAACTGCTGACGCCATCCCAGGCAGCACAGCTGACTCTGACTTCCGGAGCACTGAATGACTCCACAAAAATGGAGGCCATCTTTGATCGCCTAGAGGAGGGAGATGCTCTTCAAAATGTTGACCAGTTTCTGACAGCACTGAGCGTGGCTCCCGAG ATTCCAGATATTGCCCCTCCCGTGAGAGACTTTGCCATGAACCGCACCTTCAACATCATCAGCGTTCATTTCCTGCAGTTTGAGGTATCGGCCTGGATCGCCTGGTTCCACGTGAAACTAATTCCTGTCCTCCCCAGTTTCACTACAGAGATGCTCACTCAAACCACCGCACAGACAAACTGCACCAACTACCAAGTCAT TGTGAAAGGAATGGGCAAGGTCTCCAAGAAAATGCCGCTCACCAGAAGAAAGGGAATCGCCAACGTCCTTGTGAAACATCTGAAGCAGTTCTTGGCCACGTTCAACAAAAGAG cctgcagactggacatCCAGAATGATGCCGAATGGCTGGAGGTCAACCTGGGTCCATTCTCCAAAGAAGTAGACTACTCTGCCTTTAAAGAACTGAACATTACAGGA CTGGCAACTTTGGACTCGCTCTCACCGGACCAGAAAGCTGAGTTGGTTCTGGACCCCAGTAGTGGTGCTCTTGAGAATGTGACTGTCTTGACAGAAGTCTTTGGCAGCATAGTGGGATCTCCAGACGATGGGGAACTCGACCGTTTCTGGGAGGCTTGTGCCGCTGTCACGGCGCAG CAAAACATCACCTACATTACCAACGCAGCTGTGAGAGACGTCATGCTCAACCTGACACTGACGGCCCTGGCTCCCAGATTCCCCACCTTCCAAACGAGCGACTTTACCCTGTGGTTCCAGGTCAATCTGGTTGTTCTGCTAGCCAGCGTCCGTCCTGCGAGTCTGAGCGTCATCCCCCTGAACATCAGCTGTGACTCTTTCAAAGCCAT aATCGTGGCTTTTGACGAGTCTTTGAAGACACTTCCAGGGAGCGTTTCAGCAGACCTCCAATCTAGCCGAGATTATCTGGCACAGAGTTTCCCACAAG GCTGTAGACCACCGTATCCAGTCGGTGTG TGCTCAGAGACAGTTGTCGATG TGGAGAGTCTTTGCGCCAGCGCCAACAC CATCCCGCTGCAGGATCACCTGGCCTCTGCAAACTCCTCTGGGACGCTTTGCAATTTCAGCCTGGGAGACCTTGCGTGCTCCTCG GTGGAATCTCTATCAGCGGACAGCTTGGTCACACTGCTGGAGTGCAAACTTCCCAACAGCAACAGTTACCCCATAGAAACCTGGAAGGCGTTCTTTGCCAAAGTGGCCGGCGTTCTGGATGAGGCCCTCGTCCGATATTCCGACAAG GCCCGGAACCTCACTCAGTCCTTGTCCACGGTTCTCGATGTGATAGGAGAGGTCAAACTCAACAATTTCACTGAAGCACAGTTCAAAGACGAAGCCTTCATCAGCCGGTGGTTCAACATCAGACTGGGGCCATTTTTACCATCTGTGACCGCAAAGTTCCTGTCATGCCTTACCACCAAGAGTTTCAGTTGTGAGACCTTCCAAGCTGT GGTGGCAGCTCTCAGCAACCGGTCAACATCCATGGATGAGGAGCAAAGGCGAACCATCTTCACTCGCTTCCTGTATCCGTTCCTCTCAAGAGGAAACTCATCAG ATCCTGGCTGCATCACTGGCACCCTAGGCAGCAAAGACTGGCTTCAGAAGAACTTTGGCGACTTTGCGGTTTACGCGCCACTGGAAGATCTACAAAAACTCAATGGCAATTTCTCCAGC TTTGAGTCTCTGGAACTGCTGACGCCATCCCAGGCAGCACAGCTGACTCTGACTTCCGGAGCACTGAATGACTCCACAAAAATGGAGGCCATCTTTGATCGCCTAGAGGAGGGAGATGCTCTTCAAAATGTTGACCAGTTTCTGACAGCACTGAGCGTGGCTCCCGAG ATTCCAGATATTGCCCCTCCCGTGAGAGACTTTGCCATGAACCGCACCTTCAACATCATCAGCGTTCATTTCCTGCAGTTTGAGGTATCGGCCTGGATCGCCTGGTTCCACGTGAAACTAATTCCTGTCCTCCCCAGTTTCACTACAGAGATGCTCACTCAAACCACCGCACAGACAAACTGCACCAACTACCAAGTCAT TGTGAAAGGAATGGGCAAGGTCTCCAAGAAAATGCCGCTCACCAGAAGAAAGGGAATCGCCAACGTCCTTGTGAAACATCTGAAGCAGTTCTTGGCCACGTTCAACAAAAGAG cctgcagactggacatCCAGAATGATGCCGAATGGCTGGAGGTCAACCTGGGTCCATTCTCCAAAGAAGTAGACTACTCTGCCTTTAAAGAACTGAACATTACAGGA CTGGCAACTTTGGACTCGCTCTCACCGGACCAGAAAGCTGAGTTGGTTCTGGACCCCAGTAGTGGTGCTCTTGAGAATGTGACTGTCTTGACAGAAGTCTTTGGCAGCATAGTGGGATCTCCAGACGATGGGGAACTCGACCGTTTCTGGGAGGCTTGTGCCGCTGTCACGGCGCAGGTGAGTGGGTCGCATGGAAGGTCAAACTTCATCACTTGCCAAATACCGTCTGGAACGACAGTGGTAAGCAGCGTAGGCCTGTGTCTGGCCTCATCCCTGACTGATTTGCCTCTTTTGTTTTTAGCAAACATCACCTACATTACCAACGCAGCTGTGAGAGACGTCATGCTCAACCTGACACTGACGGCCCTGGCTCCCAGATTCCCCACCTTCCAAACGAGCGACTTTACCCTGTGGTTCCAGGTCAATCTGGTTGTTCTGCTAGCCAGCGTCCGTCCTGCGAGTCTGAGCGTCATCCCCCTGAACATCAGCTGTGACTCTTTCAAAGCCAT AATCGTGGCTTTTGACGAGTCTTTGAAGACACTTCCAGGGAGCGTTTCAGCAGACCTCCAATCTAGCCGAGATTATCTGGCACAGAGTTTCCCACAAG GCTGTAGACCACCGTATCCAGTCGGTGTG TGCTCAGAGACAGTTGTCGATG TGGAGAGTCTTTGCGCCAGCGCCAACAC CATCCCGCTGCAGGATCACCTGGCCTCTGCAAACTCCTCTGGGACGCTTTGCAATTTCAGCCTGGGAGACCTTGCGTGCTCCTCG GTGGAATCTCTATCAGCGGACAGCTTGGTCACACTGCTGGAGTGCAAACTTCCCAACAGCAACAGTTACCCCATAGAAACCTGGAAGGCGTTCTTTGCCAAAGTGGCCGGCGTTCTGGATGAGGCCCTCGTCCGATATTCCGACAAG GCCCGGAACCTCACTCAGTCCTTGTCCACGGTTCTCGATGTGATAGGAGAGGTCAAACTCAACAATTTCACTGAAGCACAGTTCAAAGACGAAGCCTTCATCAGCCGGTGGTTCAACATCAGACTGGGGCCATTTTTACCATCTGTGACCGCAAAGTTCCTGTCATGCCTTACCACCAAGAGTTTCAGTTGTGAGACCTTCCAAGCTGT GGTGGCAGCTCTCAGCAACCGGTCAACATCCATGGATGAGGAGCAAAGGCGAACCATCTTCACTCGCTTCCTGTATCCGTTCCTCTCAAGAGGAAACTCATCAG ATCCTGGCTGCATCACTGGCACCCTAGGCAGCAAAGACTGGCTTCAGAAGAACTTTGGCGACTTTGCGGTTTACGCGCCACTGGAAGATCTACAAAAACTCAATGGCAATTTCTCCAGC TTTGAGTCTCTGGAACTGCTGACGCCATCCCAGGCAGCACAGCTGACTCTGACTTCCGGAGCACTGAATGACTCCACAAAAATGGAGGCCATCTTTGATCGCCTAGAGGAGGGAGATGCTCTTCAAAATGTTGACCAGTTTCTGACAGCACTGAGCGTGGCTCCCGAG ATTCCAGATATTGCCCCTCCCGTGAGAGACTTTGCCATGAACCGCACCTTCAACATCATCAGCGTTCATTTCCTGCAGTTTGAGGTATCGGCCTGGATCGCCTGGTTCCACGTGAAACTAATTCCTGTCCTCCCCAGTTTCACTACAGAGATGCTCACTCAAACCACCGCACAGACAAACTGCACCAACTACCAAGTCAT TGTGAAAGGAATGGGCAAGGTCTCCAAGAAAATGCCGCTCACCAGAAGAAAGGGAATCGCCAACGTCCTTGTGAAACATCTGAAGCAGTTCTTGGCCACGTTCAACAAAAGAG cctgcagactggacatCCAGAATGATGCCGAATGGCTGGAGGTCAACCTGGGTCCATTCTCCAAAGAAGTAGACTACTCTGCCTTTAAAGAACTGAACATTACAGGA CTGGCAACTTTGGACTCGCTCTCACCGGACCAGAAAGCTGAGTTGGTTCTGGACCCCAGTAGTGGTGCTCTTGAGAATGTGACTGTCTTGACAGAAGTCTTTGGCAGCATAGTGGGATCTCCAGACGATGGGGAACTCGACCGTTTCTGGGAGGCTTGTGCCGCTGTCACGGCGCAG CAAAACATCACCTACATTACCAACGCAGCTGTGAGAGACGTCATGCTCAACCTGACACTGACGGCCCTGGCTCCCAGATTCCCCACCTTCCAAACGAGCGACTTTACCCTGTGGTTCCAGGTCAATCTGGTTGTTCTGCTAGCCAGCGTCCGTCCTGCGAGTCTGAGCGTCATCCCCCTGAACATCAGCTGTGACTCTTTCAAAGCCAT aATCGTGGCTTTTGACGAGTCTTTGAAGACACTTCCAGGGAGCGTTTCAGCAGACCTCCAATCTAGCCGAGATTATCTGGCACAGAGTTTCCCACAAG GCTGTAGACCACCGTATCCAGTCGGTGTG TGCTCAGAGACAGTTGTCGATG TGGAGAGTCTTTGCGCCAGCGCCAACAC CATCCCGCTGCAGGATCACCTGGCCTCTGCAAACTCCTCTGGGACGCTTTGCAATTTCAGCCTGGGAGACCTTGCGTGCTCCTCG GTGGAATCTCTATCAGCGGACAGCTTGGTCACACTGCTGGAGTGCAAACTTCCCAACAGCAACAGTTACCCCATAGAAACCTGGAAGGCGTTCTTTGCCAAAGTGGCCGGCGTTCTGGATGAGGCCCTCGTCCGATATTCCGACAAG GCCCGGAACCTCACTCAGTCCTTGTCCACGGTTCTCGATGTGATAGGAGAGGTCAAACTCAACAATTTCACTGAAGCACAGTTCAAAGACGAAGCCTTCATCAGCCGGTGGTTCAACATCAGACTGGGGCCATTTTTACCATCTGTGACCGCAAAGTTCCTGTCATGCCTTACCACCAAGAGTTTCAGTTGTGAGACCTTCCAAGCTGT GGTGGCAGCTCTCAGCAACCGGTCAACATCCATGGATGAGGAGCAAAGGCGAACCATCTTCACTCGCTTCCTGTATCCGTTCCTCTCAAGAGGAAACTCATCAG ATCCTGGCTGCATCACTGGCACCCTAGGCAGCAAAGACTGGCTTCAGAAGAACTTTGGCGACTTTGCGGTTTACGCGCCACTGGAAGATCTACAAAAACTCAATGGCAATTTCTCCAGC TTTGAGTCTCTGGAACTGCTGACGCCATCCCAGGCAGCACAGCTGACTCTGACTTCCGGAGCACTGAATGACTCCACAAAAATGGAGGCCATCTTTGATCGCCTAGAGGAGGGAGATGCTCTTCAAAATGTTGACCAGTTTCTGACAGCACTGAGCGTGGCTCCCGAG ATTCCAGATATTGCCCCTCCCGTGAGAGACTTTGCCATGAACCGCACCTTCAACATCATCAGCGTTCATTTCCTGCAGTTTGAGGTATCGGCCTGGATCGCCTGGTTCCACGTGAAACTAATTCCTGTCCTCCCCAGTTTCACTACAGAGATGCTCACTCAAACCACCGCACAGACAAACTGCACCAACTACCAAGTCAT TGTGAAAGGAATGGGCAAGGTCTCCAAGAAAATGCCGCTCACCAGAAGAAAGGGAATCGCCAACGTCCTTGTGAAACATCTGAAGCAGTTCTTGGCCACGTTCAACAAAAGAG cctgcagactggacatCCAGAATGATGCCGAATGGCTGGAGGTCAACCTGGGTCCATTCTCCAAAGAAGTAGACTACTCTGCCTTTAAAGAACTGAACATTACAGGA CTGGCAACTTTGGACTCGCTCTCACCGGACCAGAAAGCTGAGTTGGTTCTGGACCCCAGTAGTGGTGCTCTTGAGAATGTGACTGTCTTGACAGAAGTCTTTGGCAGCATAGTGGGATCTCCAGACGATGGGGAACTCGACCGTTTCTGGGAGGCTTGTGCCGCTGTCACGGCGCAG CAAAACATCACCTACATTACCAACGCAGCTGTGAGAGACGTCATGCTCAACCTGACACTGACGGCCCTGGCTCCCAGATTCCCCACCTTCCAAACGAGCGACTTTACCCTGTGGTTCCAGGTCAATCTGGTTGTTCTGCTAGCCAGCGTCCGTCCTGCGAGTCTGAGCGTCATCCCCCTGAACATCAGCTGTGACTCTTTCAAAGCCAT aATCGTGGCTTTTGACGAGTCTTTGAAGACACTTCCAGCGAGCGTTTCAGCAGACCTCCAATCTAGCCGAGAATATCTGGCACAGAGGTTCCCACAAG GCTGTAGACCACCGTATCCAGTCGGTGTG TGCTCAGAGACAGTTGTCGATG TGGAGAGTCTTTGCGCTAGCGCCAACAGGTGA
- the LOC116223312 gene encoding uncharacterized protein LOC116223312: protein MDEEQRRTIFTRFLYPFLSRGNSSDPGCITGTLGSKDWLQKNFGDFAVYAPLEDLQKLNGNFSSFESLELLTPSQAAQLTLTSGALNDSTKMEAIFDRLEEGDALQNVDQFLTALSVAPEIPDIAPPVRDLAMNRTFNIISVHFPQFEVSAWIAWFHVKLIPVLPSFTTEMLTQTTAQTNCTNYQVIVKGMGKVSKKMPLTRRKGIANVLVKHLKQFLATFNKRGNLPLHTPC, encoded by the exons ATGGATGAGGAACAAAGACGAACCATCTTCACTCGCTTCCTGTATCCGTTCCTCTCAAGAGGAAACTCATCAG ATCCTGGCTGCATCACTGGCACCCTAGGCAGCAAAGACTGGCTTCAGAAGAACTTTGGCGACTTTGCGGTTTACGCGCCACTGGAAGATCTACAAAAACTCAATGGCAATTTCTCCAGC TTTGAGTCTCTGGAACTGCTGACGCCATCCCAGGCAGCACAGCTGACTCTGACTTCCGGAGCACTGAATGACTCCACAAAAATGGAGGCCATCTTTGATCGCCTAGAGGAGGGAGATGCTCTTCAAAATGTTGACCAGTTTCTGACAGCACTGAGCGTGGCTCCCGAG ATTCCAGATATTGCCCCTCCCGTGAGAGACCTTGCCATGAACCGCACCTTCAACATCATCAGTGTTCATTTCCCGCAGTTTGAGGTATCGGCCTGGATCGCCTGGTTCCACGTGAAACTAATTCCTGTCCTCCCCAGTTTCACTACAGAGATGCTCACTCAAACCACTGCACAGACAAACTGCACCAACTACCAAGTCAT TGTGAAAGGAATGGGCAAGGTCTCCAAGAAAATGCCCCTCACCAGAAGAAAGGGAATTGCCAACGTCCTTGTGAAACATCTGAAGCAGTTCTTGGCCACGTTCAACAAAAGAGGTAACTTGCCCTTGCACACACCATGCTAG